A region from the Sandaracinus amylolyticus genome encodes:
- a CDS encoding helix-turn-helix domain-containing protein has translation MRKAIVELREHGYRTYEEIAALLDVGRATVSRVLRLHRESGSVAPRPRSGGNRSPIRGRIATLLVAIVSKMPDATVAELTEALEKEASISTSRSSVQRAIQRLGYSKKDPVRAVEQTRPSTGRGVASSARSSRR, from the coding sequence GTGCGGAAGGCGATCGTCGAGCTGCGCGAGCACGGCTATCGCACGTACGAGGAGATCGCGGCGCTGCTCGACGTTGGCCGAGCGACGGTCAGTCGCGTGCTCCGGCTACACCGTGAGTCGGGGTCGGTAGCGCCGCGGCCGCGCAGCGGAGGGAACCGCTCGCCGATTCGAGGTCGCATCGCGACGCTGCTTGTCGCGATCGTGAGCAAGATGCCCGATGCGACGGTCGCGGAGCTCACGGAGGCGCTCGAGAAAGAGGCGTCGATCTCTACGAGCCGCTCGTCCGTGCAGCGCGCGATTCAGCGACTCGGGTATTCAAAAAAAGACCCGGTCCGGGCCGTGGAGCAGACACGCCCGAGCACCGGCAGAGGCGTCGCGAGTTCTGCGCGCTCATCACGGCGCTGA
- a CDS encoding DUF1552 domain-containing protein: MISRRMFLRGAGGAALAIPFLPSLLEGGTAHAQDRGRTSFVAFLSQHGGVSAANMYPADATLTDVAMAAEGHHEVRRGALSLSTSGGIASLSPVLSASSSVLTPAIASKMNVLRGLDITYDIAHHYCGASLGNLAINSSSDDPYDRGPRRSIDQVMAWSSAVYPDPRAVQLRSFTVAQNQAVSWGYQNPAAGSGPIQAVGDSWTSATLFDRLFPTPTTPPSSPRRRLVDLVYERYRRLRDGHRRLSSADRERLEAHMARIAELERRLGAAPISCTSSPERPEDNGPLLRGAYDGRPDQHVRYFQLYNEVLAAALACGATRIAVLCGDAYVNTFSSHPSASWHDEIAHRVVAMQDVMVGAQRRFFADVVLDLASRLESVVEDDGATALDRSLIVWMQEHSNVTHDNFSIPAVTLGSADGFFSTGNYCDYRNRARLFSPWEDTTERSAPGLTYQQFWANCLQAMGVPHDEWAEPDHPGYSARFTHVINADFPVRPASDWSDAVWRTAGDVLPFLAR, from the coding sequence ATGATCTCCCGCAGGATGTTCCTCCGCGGCGCCGGCGGTGCTGCGCTCGCGATCCCGTTCCTCCCGTCGCTGCTCGAGGGAGGCACCGCGCACGCGCAGGATCGCGGGCGCACGAGCTTCGTCGCGTTCCTCTCGCAGCACGGAGGCGTGTCCGCCGCGAACATGTACCCGGCCGACGCGACGCTCACCGACGTCGCGATGGCCGCCGAGGGCCACCACGAGGTGCGGCGCGGCGCGCTCTCGCTCTCGACGTCGGGCGGGATCGCGTCGCTGAGCCCCGTGCTCTCGGCATCGAGCTCGGTGCTCACCCCCGCGATCGCGAGCAAGATGAACGTGCTGCGCGGTCTCGACATCACCTACGACATCGCCCACCACTACTGCGGCGCATCGCTCGGGAACCTCGCGATCAACAGCTCGTCGGACGATCCGTACGATCGCGGCCCACGGCGCTCGATCGATCAGGTGATGGCGTGGTCGAGCGCGGTCTATCCCGACCCGCGCGCCGTGCAGCTGCGCTCGTTCACGGTCGCGCAGAACCAGGCTGTGTCCTGGGGCTATCAGAACCCCGCGGCGGGGTCCGGGCCCATCCAGGCCGTCGGCGACTCGTGGACGTCCGCCACGCTCTTCGACCGGCTGTTCCCGACGCCGACGACGCCGCCCTCGTCTCCGCGACGGCGGCTCGTCGATCTCGTGTACGAGCGCTACCGGCGCCTGCGCGACGGACATCGCCGCCTGTCGAGCGCCGATCGCGAGCGGCTCGAGGCGCACATGGCGCGCATCGCGGAGCTCGAGCGCCGCCTCGGCGCGGCGCCGATCTCGTGCACGAGCTCGCCCGAGCGACCCGAGGACAACGGACCGCTGCTCCGCGGGGCGTACGACGGCCGTCCCGATCAGCACGTGCGCTATTTCCAGCTCTACAACGAGGTGCTCGCGGCCGCGCTCGCGTGCGGCGCGACGCGGATCGCGGTCCTCTGCGGCGACGCGTACGTCAACACGTTCTCGTCCCATCCGAGCGCGAGCTGGCACGACGAGATCGCACACCGCGTGGTCGCGATGCAGGACGTGATGGTCGGCGCGCAGCGCCGCTTCTTCGCCGACGTCGTGCTCGATCTCGCCTCGCGGCTCGAGTCGGTCGTCGAGGACGACGGCGCGACGGCGCTCGACCGCTCGCTGATCGTGTGGATGCAGGAGCACAGCAACGTGACCCACGACAACTTCTCGATCCCCGCGGTCACGCTCGGCTCGGCGGACGGGTTCTTCTCGACCGGCAACTACTGCGACTACCGCAACCGCGCGCGCCTGTTCTCGCCGTGGGAAGACACGACCGAGCGCAGCGCGCCGGGCCTCACATACCAGCAATTCTGGGCGAACTGCCTCCAGGCGATGGGCGTGCCGCACGACGAGTGGGCCGAGCCCGATCACCCCGGCTACAGCGCGCGCTTCACGCACGTGATCAACGCCGACTTCCCGGTGCGACCGGCGAGCGACTGGTCCGACGCGGTGTGGCGCACGGCGGGCGACGTCCTGCCGTTCCTCGCGCGCTGA
- a CDS encoding serine/threonine-protein kinase: MSSSVDTPAVAEESGRRRADRDALPSPRGAVRAGDHISGHEILAPVSAGGMATVYLARRVGAAGFAKHVAIKVVHAHLALDRAFVKMFLAEARLSARIEHPNVVQVHDLGEHDGSYFMVMEYVEGCALSELQRVLAAEQRRLAPEVAVAIAMRVAAGLHAAHELADEHGNNLCVVHRDVSPQNVLLARKGHVKLIDFGIAKAAERTQSTQGGVLKGKVRYMAPEQASGSEIDRRADVYALGVLLWEMLTGRRLFDAPTDLLALKMVLDPKPRAPSALASGIPPALDEAVLAALAKDPARRPATAQAFGEMLARALPASLVIDAPRIAEIVGVLADVARGDAADRPDSTPGVAPWSDAARERVEQLTLPALAATADASLSSAEPSVPTPVVRGAGPLRVALAMLGAVVIAASAAAWYSGRGERAAAASPRDEVPPRDTVPPRDAPPFDHTEVEPAATMPVPPASTAPPAPTAMDAPEPRAASTTSRSTRRTRRPDRSGRAGSRASATTIDDVPLDTEFE; this comes from the coding sequence GTGAGCTCTTCGGTTGACACTCCCGCGGTCGCCGAGGAATCTGGGCGGCGCCGTGCCGATCGCGATGCGCTGCCATCACCGCGGGGCGCCGTGAGAGCCGGCGATCACATCTCCGGCCACGAGATCCTCGCGCCGGTCTCTGCGGGCGGGATGGCGACCGTGTACCTCGCGCGGCGCGTGGGCGCGGCGGGCTTCGCCAAGCACGTCGCGATCAAGGTCGTGCACGCGCACCTCGCGCTCGATCGCGCGTTCGTGAAGATGTTCCTCGCCGAGGCGCGTCTGTCCGCGCGCATCGAGCACCCGAACGTCGTCCAGGTGCACGACCTCGGCGAGCACGACGGCAGCTACTTCATGGTGATGGAGTACGTCGAGGGGTGCGCGCTCAGCGAGCTCCAGCGCGTCCTCGCCGCGGAGCAGCGCCGCCTCGCGCCCGAGGTCGCGGTCGCGATCGCGATGCGCGTCGCTGCAGGGCTGCACGCGGCGCACGAGCTCGCCGACGAGCACGGGAACAACCTCTGCGTCGTCCATCGCGACGTGTCGCCGCAGAACGTGCTCCTCGCGCGGAAGGGGCACGTGAAGCTGATCGACTTCGGGATCGCGAAGGCGGCCGAGCGCACCCAGAGCACGCAGGGCGGAGTGCTCAAGGGCAAGGTGCGCTACATGGCGCCCGAGCAGGCGTCGGGCAGCGAGATCGATCGGCGCGCGGACGTGTACGCGCTCGGCGTCTTGCTGTGGGAGATGCTCACGGGGCGACGGCTCTTCGACGCGCCGACCGATCTGCTCGCGCTCAAGATGGTGCTCGACCCGAAGCCGCGCGCGCCGAGCGCGCTCGCGAGCGGCATCCCGCCGGCGCTCGACGAGGCGGTCCTCGCGGCGCTCGCGAAGGACCCGGCGCGGCGACCGGCGACCGCGCAGGCGTTCGGCGAGATGCTCGCGCGGGCGCTCCCCGCCTCGCTCGTGATCGATGCGCCGCGGATCGCCGAGATCGTCGGCGTGCTCGCCGACGTCGCGCGCGGCGACGCAGCGGATCGCCCCGACTCGACGCCCGGCGTCGCGCCGTGGAGCGATGCAGCGCGCGAGCGCGTCGAGCAGCTCACGCTGCCGGCGCTCGCCGCGACGGCGGATGCATCGCTGTCGAGCGCGGAGCCGAGCGTGCCCACGCCGGTCGTCCGCGGCGCGGGCCCCTTGCGCGTCGCGCTCGCGATGCTCGGTGCGGTCGTGATCGCAGCGTCGGCGGCGGCCTGGTACTCGGGGCGCGGCGAGCGCGCGGCCGCGGCGTCGCCGCGCGACGAGGTGCCGCCGCGCGACACAGTGCCGCCCCGCGACGCGCCGCCGTTCGATCACACCGAGGTCGAGCCGGCAGCGACAATGCCCGTGCCGCCGGCCAGCACGGCTCCGCCCGCGCCCACGGCGATGGATGCGCCCGAGCCGCGCGCGGCGTCGACGACGTCCCGCTCGACGCGCCGGACGCGGAGGCCCGATCGATCCGGCCGCGCCGGCTCGCGCGCGTCGGCCACGACGATCGACGACGTCCCGCTCGACACCGAGTTCGAATGA
- a CDS encoding sigma 54-dependent Fis family transcriptional regulator — protein sequence MSSSQRTERSDRARLAGPGRLRITVTDGPDAGATVEPSTSGGASIGVAPDNVLVLSDRTVSRYHVELRLTRDGIDVEDLGSLNGTWIGDARVQRATVRAGTRIRAGDTILQLDDATLPPDALADGRSTDESDAVPEIRGLVAASPAMKALVRLLQQLAPTEVSVLVSGETGCGKEVVARALHDLGKRAAGPFEVVDCGSMPATLIASELFGHERGAFTGADKTRAGAFERAQGGTIFLDEVGELPLELQPVLLGALERRRFRRLGGQKEIAVDVRVISATHRDLRAAVNDGSFRADLYYRLAVARATIPPLRERPEDIEPLVRHFVDELTDAPGAFPFGFATLEALRAHRWTGNVRELRNVVEAALAIGRVQVEGREIAHDDGTLTRRADGAPITYRDARAAVLARFERAYLSELIESCEHNASEAARRARVDRPHLLTLLRKHGLR from the coding sequence ATGAGCAGCTCGCAGCGCACGGAGCGGAGCGATCGCGCGCGGCTCGCGGGCCCGGGGCGCCTGCGGATCACGGTGACGGACGGACCGGACGCTGGCGCGACGGTCGAGCCGAGCACGTCGGGAGGAGCGTCGATCGGCGTCGCGCCCGACAACGTGCTCGTGCTCTCCGACCGCACGGTGAGCCGGTACCACGTCGAGCTTCGGCTCACGCGCGACGGGATCGACGTCGAGGATCTCGGAAGCCTGAACGGCACGTGGATCGGCGATGCGCGCGTGCAGCGCGCGACCGTGCGCGCGGGGACGCGCATCCGCGCTGGAGACACCATCCTCCAGCTGGACGACGCGACGCTCCCGCCCGACGCTCTCGCCGACGGACGATCGACCGACGAGAGCGATGCCGTTCCGGAGATCCGCGGCCTCGTCGCGGCGAGCCCTGCGATGAAGGCGCTCGTCCGGCTCCTGCAACAGCTCGCCCCGACCGAGGTGTCCGTCCTCGTGTCGGGCGAGACCGGCTGCGGCAAGGAGGTGGTCGCGCGCGCGCTCCACGATCTCGGCAAGCGCGCCGCGGGGCCCTTCGAGGTCGTCGACTGCGGCTCGATGCCCGCGACGTTGATCGCTTCCGAGCTCTTCGGGCACGAGCGCGGCGCGTTCACCGGCGCGGACAAGACGCGCGCAGGGGCCTTCGAGCGAGCGCAGGGCGGCACGATCTTCCTCGACGAGGTCGGTGAGCTGCCGCTCGAGCTCCAGCCGGTCCTCCTCGGGGCGCTCGAGCGCCGGCGGTTTCGTCGGCTCGGCGGGCAGAAGGAGATCGCGGTCGACGTCCGCGTCATCTCCGCCACGCACCGCGATCTCCGTGCCGCGGTGAACGACGGAAGCTTCCGCGCCGACCTCTACTACCGGCTCGCCGTCGCGCGCGCGACGATCCCGCCGCTGCGCGAGCGCCCCGAGGACATCGAGCCGCTGGTGCGCCACTTCGTCGACGAGCTGACCGATGCTCCGGGCGCGTTCCCGTTCGGCTTCGCGACGCTCGAAGCGCTGCGCGCGCACCGATGGACGGGCAACGTCCGAGAGCTGCGGAACGTCGTCGAGGCCGCGCTCGCGATCGGCCGCGTGCAGGTCGAGGGTCGCGAGATCGCGCACGACGACGGCACGCTGACCAGGCGCGCCGACGGAGCGCCGATCACGTACCGCGACGCGCGCGCCGCGGTGCTCGCGCGCTTCGAGCGTGCGTACCTGTCCGAGCTGATCGAATCGTGCGAGCACAACGCCTCGGAGGCCGCGCGCCGGGCGCGGGTGGATCGCCCGCACCTCCTGACGCTGCTGCGCAAGCACGGCCTCCGATGA
- a CDS encoding IS630 family transposase produces the protein MTALSANRLVFIDESFCRTGMRREHSWAPRGARAVGKRAMGHWKTVSIVGAIRIGSRPLLMTHRGAINGRVFLRFVRQRLVPWLRPGDVVVMDNLNSHKMVAVRAAIEAVGATPVYLPTYSPELNPIELLWPHLKRGVRALRTNTEEELRSVLRRLRCSVPVAHIAAWFRHCLSQAQLN, from the coding sequence ATCACGGCGCTGAGCGCGAACCGCCTCGTCTTCATCGACGAATCCTTCTGCCGGACGGGAATGCGCCGCGAGCACAGCTGGGCTCCGCGCGGCGCGCGAGCGGTTGGCAAGCGAGCGATGGGTCACTGGAAGACCGTGTCGATCGTCGGCGCGATCCGGATCGGCTCTCGTCCGCTCCTCATGACGCACCGTGGAGCGATCAACGGACGAGTCTTCCTGCGTTTCGTTCGTCAACGCCTCGTGCCTTGGCTGCGCCCCGGCGACGTCGTCGTCATGGACAACCTCAACAGCCACAAGATGGTCGCCGTGCGCGCCGCGATCGAAGCCGTCGGCGCGACGCCGGTTTACCTGCCCACCTACAGCCCGGAGCTGAACCCGATCGAGCTCCTGTGGCCGCACCTGAAGCGCGGCGTGCGCGCACTCCGAACCAACACCGAAGAGGAGCTGCGCAGCGTGCTTCGCCGACTCCGCTGCAGCGTGCCTGTCGCGCACATCGCCGCTTGGTTTCGTCACTGCCTCAGTCAGGCTCAGCTCAACTGA
- a CDS encoding radical SAM protein — MHHDIPIPSWLRHLRRCELDGALLLFDRETGLNALIDGEETAHLRRQAPRVLQFALTNHCNLACTFCSRDLDARSAWTADSAFRFLSDMAVLGTLEVAFGGGEPLVLKGFADLVARLHDETPLAVSFTTNGTRLDSALVRGIAGKVGQIRLSIYDDSDWRAQVRLLAENDARFGINYLVTRARAPHVVDRVLELVELGARDVLLLSYNGHDASLHLDPLSLAALDADVRTLMRALAGRAELKLDVCWGDRLPSVPRALDRDLRACAAGVDHLVITSDRQVAACSFHHLAWRFETADDVMRIWRERRDAMSIATAAPGCARDPDYGLETRRSLPVAMEVR; from the coding sequence ATGCACCACGACATCCCAATCCCCTCCTGGCTCCGCCACCTGCGGCGCTGCGAGCTCGACGGCGCACTCCTCCTCTTCGATCGCGAGACGGGGCTGAACGCGCTGATCGACGGAGAGGAGACGGCGCACCTGCGCCGGCAGGCTCCGCGCGTGCTGCAGTTCGCGCTCACGAACCACTGCAACCTCGCGTGCACGTTCTGCTCGCGCGACCTCGACGCGAGGAGCGCGTGGACGGCCGATAGCGCATTCCGGTTCCTATCCGACATGGCGGTCTTGGGGACGCTCGAGGTGGCGTTCGGGGGCGGCGAGCCTCTCGTGCTCAAGGGGTTCGCCGATCTCGTGGCGCGCCTTCACGACGAGACGCCGCTCGCCGTGAGCTTCACGACCAACGGCACCCGACTCGACAGCGCGCTCGTGCGCGGGATCGCCGGCAAGGTCGGGCAGATCCGACTCTCGATCTACGACGACTCCGATTGGCGCGCTCAGGTGCGACTGCTCGCCGAGAACGACGCGCGCTTCGGCATCAACTACCTGGTCACGCGGGCGCGCGCGCCGCACGTCGTCGATCGGGTGCTCGAGCTCGTCGAGCTCGGAGCGCGCGACGTCCTGCTCCTCTCGTACAACGGGCACGACGCGTCGCTCCACCTCGATCCATTGTCGCTCGCGGCGCTCGATGCCGACGTGCGCACGCTGATGCGCGCCCTCGCCGGACGGGCCGAGCTGAAGCTCGACGTGTGCTGGGGCGATCGCCTCCCGAGCGTGCCGCGCGCGCTCGACCGCGATCTCCGCGCCTGTGCCGCCGGTGTCGATCACCTGGTGATCACCAGCGATCGCCAGGTCGCCGCGTGCTCGTTCCACCACCTCGCGTGGCGGTTCGAGACCGCCGACGACGTGATGCGGATCTGGCGCGAGCGGCGTGACGCGATGTCGATCGCGACGGCGGCGCCGGGCTGCGCCCGCGATCCCGACTACGGGCTCGAGACCCGTCGTTCGCTCCCCGTCGCGATGGAGGTCCGTTGA
- a CDS encoding serine/threonine-protein kinase yields MSSRRRYELARRLAAGGTGEVWEARALDGPHAGRDVALKRAIAALRDDPAVRRMLRDEARLLVTLEHPSIVRALDFGTIDGVEHVAYELVRGIDAARAASVAAGARGGRGRFAEDVGLFVVEQVAHALDHAHSRSGPDGRSLGIVHRDVCPANILVSWEGRVLLADFGIARGAHRTDRTITGHVKGTSGYIAPEQILGDATTQAVDVYALGATLHALLAGEPPLTSWRATSAYVGGGALPIASSIASDVAELIASCCDVDAARRPSAAEVARASRALRRGGDGADLLTHAFESIRQAVERRGPLDDLLAGVVDERTTLTLESELEPEERS; encoded by the coding sequence ATGAGCTCTCGACGGCGGTACGAGCTCGCGCGCCGCCTGGCAGCGGGCGGCACGGGCGAGGTGTGGGAGGCGCGCGCCCTCGACGGACCGCATGCCGGCCGGGACGTCGCGCTCAAGCGCGCGATCGCGGCGCTCCGCGACGACCCCGCGGTCCGGCGCATGCTGCGCGACGAGGCGAGGCTCCTCGTCACGCTCGAGCATCCGAGCATCGTTCGCGCGCTCGACTTCGGCACCATCGACGGCGTCGAGCACGTCGCCTACGAGCTCGTCCGCGGCATCGACGCGGCGCGCGCAGCGAGCGTCGCCGCCGGCGCGCGCGGTGGGCGCGGTCGCTTCGCCGAAGACGTGGGGCTCTTCGTCGTGGAGCAGGTCGCGCACGCGCTCGATCACGCGCACTCGCGCTCGGGCCCCGACGGGCGATCGCTCGGCATCGTGCACCGCGACGTGTGCCCCGCGAACATCCTCGTGTCGTGGGAGGGGCGCGTGCTCCTCGCGGACTTCGGGATCGCCCGCGGCGCGCATCGCACCGACAGGACCATCACCGGTCACGTCAAGGGAACGAGCGGGTACATCGCGCCCGAGCAGATCCTCGGCGACGCGACCACGCAGGCCGTCGACGTCTACGCGCTCGGCGCGACGCTGCACGCGCTGCTCGCGGGCGAGCCTCCGCTGACGTCGTGGCGCGCGACGAGCGCATACGTCGGCGGCGGCGCGCTCCCGATCGCGTCGTCGATCGCGAGCGACGTCGCCGAGCTGATCGCGAGCTGCTGCGACGTCGACGCGGCGCGCCGTCCGAGCGCCGCCGAGGTGGCACGCGCGTCCCGAGCGCTCCGTCGCGGCGGCGATGGTGCGGACCTTCTCACGCACGCGTTCGAGAGCATCCGCCAGGCGGTCGAGCGGCGCGGGCCACTCGACGATCTCCTCGCGGGGGTGGTCGACGAGCGCACCACGCTGACGCTCGAGTCGGAGCTCGAGCCGGAGGAGCGCTCGTGA
- a CDS encoding DUF4259 domain-containing protein, translating into MGAWGHGTFENDQALEWLADLVEGSASIRTTLEAVTDDADVVDSDVSSGALAAAEVVAAWRDRDLRRLPDAAREWLEANPRALDASDVTLAARAIPVVLDAQRSELAQLWDEGDSDAWRADVGLLLGRLSAAGTG; encoded by the coding sequence ATGGGCGCATGGGGACACGGCACATTCGAGAACGATCAGGCGCTTGAGTGGCTCGCCGATCTCGTCGAGGGCAGCGCGAGCATCCGCACCACGCTCGAAGCGGTCACCGACGACGCGGACGTCGTCGATAGCGACGTCAGCAGCGGCGCCTTGGCTGCCGCCGAGGTCGTTGCCGCGTGGCGCGACCGCGATCTTCGTCGGTTGCCCGACGCGGCACGCGAATGGCTCGAGGCGAATCCGCGTGCGCTCGACGCCAGCGACGTGACGCTCGCCGCGCGCGCGATCCCGGTGGTCCTGGACGCGCAGCGCTCGGAGCTCGCACAGCTCTGGGACGAAGGCGACAGCGACGCGTGGCGGGCGGATGTCGGCCTCCTGCTCGGACGCTTGAGCGCGGCGGGAACCGGGTGA
- a CDS encoding recombinase family protein: MPRHHVKRCAIYTRRSAVHRGDPRVRSCLLQYQRCLRLIERRGWIPIPEGFDDDGWSGADSDRPALIRMIERARDGAFDQVIIDRVDRLTRSFEDWIWLGQIFRQFGVGVSVADVDRDLDSNALSSFQLNTLAIFAELEHSMIVARLRDAHAARRAHGARTSGGVPFGYLADRYTKQLVPVRDEAEVVTWMFERADEGACAADIAREANERFSGREWHARAVLRVLRNPRYAGRLKTGEPGIHAPIVAPELFDRVVATIEERRTRAPSKRTPLEHDDSFLLRGLLVCERCGSRMTTTSTSTKADPIDDRRRTKPQRRYYRCRGHGCRGTQLEAGWIETAVIQLLVSPSSSLPTVEHERLSRVGRIWEVLLPQNRRRLLLATFESVTWNSRRRSIVAILRTEIASDDPQNGSE; encoded by the coding sequence GTGCCGCGGCATCACGTCAAGCGCTGCGCGATCTACACGCGACGATCGGCGGTCCATCGCGGTGACCCGCGCGTGCGCTCGTGCCTCCTCCAGTACCAGCGCTGTCTGCGGCTCATCGAGCGACGCGGGTGGATCCCGATCCCCGAGGGTTTCGACGACGACGGTTGGAGCGGCGCCGATAGTGACCGCCCGGCGCTCATCCGCATGATCGAGCGCGCAAGAGATGGCGCTTTCGATCAGGTGATCATCGATCGTGTCGACCGGCTCACGCGGAGTTTCGAGGACTGGATCTGGCTTGGTCAGATCTTCCGCCAGTTCGGAGTCGGCGTGTCGGTCGCCGATGTCGATCGCGACCTCGACAGCAACGCGCTGAGCTCGTTCCAGCTGAACACGCTCGCGATCTTCGCCGAGCTCGAGCACTCGATGATCGTCGCTCGTCTGCGCGATGCGCACGCTGCCCGTCGCGCTCACGGCGCGCGGACGTCCGGCGGAGTGCCATTCGGCTATCTCGCCGACCGATACACGAAGCAGCTCGTGCCCGTCCGCGATGAGGCCGAGGTTGTCACGTGGATGTTCGAACGCGCCGACGAGGGCGCATGCGCCGCGGACATCGCGCGAGAAGCGAACGAGCGATTCTCAGGTCGTGAGTGGCACGCTCGCGCCGTCCTGCGCGTCTTGAGGAACCCACGCTACGCCGGTCGGTTGAAGACCGGCGAGCCTGGCATCCACGCGCCAATCGTCGCGCCCGAGCTGTTCGACCGCGTCGTGGCGACAATCGAGGAGCGCCGTACGCGCGCGCCGAGCAAGAGGACGCCGCTCGAGCATGATGATTCCTTCCTGCTGAGAGGCCTACTCGTGTGCGAGCGATGCGGCTCGCGCATGACGACGACATCGACCAGTACGAAGGCCGACCCGATCGATGATCGCCGCAGAACGAAACCGCAGCGCAGGTACTACCGCTGCCGCGGTCACGGCTGTCGAGGCACACAACTTGAAGCGGGGTGGATCGAGACGGCGGTGATTCAGCTGCTCGTCAGCCCTTCGAGCTCGCTACCCACCGTCGAGCACGAGCGACTCTCGCGCGTGGGCAGGATCTGGGAGGTCCTATTGCCGCAAAACCGTCGCAGGCTGCTGCTCGCAACGTTCGAGAGCGTGACGTGGAACTCGAGGCGGCGATCGATCGTCGCAATCCTGAGAACAGAGATCGCCTCCGATGATCCGCAGAACGGCTCCGAATAG